In one window of Henckelia pumila isolate YLH828 chromosome 1, ASM3356847v2, whole genome shotgun sequence DNA:
- the LOC140863937 gene encoding uncharacterized protein isoform X1, protein MYAVTYTYEKNNLLLFKCSGVKLYNATRGIPKWPGFKQLTGNMKQGGGVECGYYVMRCMKEIVECEVLRVETMFAGCVKNQCYSQEQFDGVRSEWSEFVYSHVGA, encoded by the exons ATGTATGCTGTCACTTATACATATGAAAAAAATAACTTGTTACTTTTTAAATGTAGTGGGGTCAAGCTGTACAATGCGACGAGGGGTATTCCTAAATGGCCAGGTTTTAAACAACTGACG GGAAATATGAAACAAGGTGGTGGTGTTGAATGTGGATATTATGTGATGAGGTGTATGAAAGAAATAGTTGAATGTGAAGTTCTGCGGGTGGAAACGATG tTTGCAGGATGCGTCAAGAATCAGTGTTACAGTCAAGAACAATTTGACGGAGTTAGAAGTGAATGGAGTGAATTTGTCTACTCGCATGTAGGTGCTTAA
- the LOC140863937 gene encoding uncharacterized protein isoform X2, giving the protein MNGVKLYNATRGIPKWPGFKQLTGNMKQGGGVECGYYVMRCMKEIVECEVLRVETMFAGCVKNQCYSQEQFDGVRSEWSEFVYSHVGA; this is encoded by the exons ATGAA TGGGGTCAAGCTGTACAATGCGACGAGGGGTATTCCTAAATGGCCAGGTTTTAAACAACTGACG GGAAATATGAAACAAGGTGGTGGTGTTGAATGTGGATATTATGTGATGAGGTGTATGAAAGAAATAGTTGAATGTGAAGTTCTGCGGGTGGAAACGATG tTTGCAGGATGCGTCAAGAATCAGTGTTACAGTCAAGAACAATTTGACGGAGTTAGAAGTGAATGGAGTGAATTTGTCTACTCGCATGTAGGTGCTTAA